The Flavobacterium sp. 123 genome contains a region encoding:
- a CDS encoding DEAD/DEAH box helicase has protein sequence MNKKHHSNNILLNLGIESLNEMQEVAQDTILNDNNVLLLSPTGSGKTLAFLLPILEMLQPEILSVQCLILVPSRELGLQIEQVWKKMGTDYKVNVCYGGHSIDTEIKNLSNPPAVLIGTPGRIADHIDRGTFRVDKIQTLILDEFDKSLQLGFHEQMSFIIGKLTKLNKRVLVSATSDIEIPKYTRVVNPTILDFIPENEQESNLSMKLVVSKEKDKIGSLFNLICSLKSQSAIIFCNHRDAAERISDTLNEKGIYSTYYHGGMDQDERERALIQFRNGSVSYLVTTDLAARGLDIPEMNHVIHYHLPSKEDEFTHRNGRTARMLASGTAYIVAHESEKKLDYIDYSMEVFKVENVTTLPKPPEFQTIYISGGKKNKLNKIDIVGFFSQKGKLEKGDLGLIEVKDFISFAAVKYNKVKELLQNVRDEKMKGKKFKIEVARKVIKKEEE, from the coding sequence ATGAATAAGAAACACCATTCCAACAATATTTTATTAAATTTAGGCATCGAAAGCCTGAATGAAATGCAGGAAGTAGCGCAAGATACAATCCTGAATGATAACAACGTATTATTACTTTCTCCAACAGGTTCTGGTAAAACACTCGCTTTTTTGTTGCCAATTTTAGAAATGTTGCAGCCTGAAATTTTATCGGTTCAATGTTTAATTTTAGTTCCTTCTCGTGAATTAGGTTTGCAAATTGAGCAAGTTTGGAAAAAAATGGGAACGGATTATAAAGTAAATGTATGCTACGGTGGACATTCCATTGATACTGAAATCAAGAATTTGAGTAATCCACCTGCTGTTTTGATAGGAACTCCGGGACGAATTGCGGATCATATTGATAGAGGAACTTTTCGTGTAGATAAAATTCAGACTTTAATTTTGGACGAGTTTGATAAATCGTTGCAATTGGGTTTCCATGAGCAAATGTCATTTATTATTGGAAAACTTACGAAATTGAACAAACGAGTTTTAGTTTCGGCAACTTCTGATATTGAGATTCCAAAATATACTCGTGTGGTGAATCCAACAATTTTAGATTTCATTCCAGAAAACGAACAAGAATCTAATCTTTCTATGAAATTAGTTGTTTCAAAAGAAAAAGATAAAATAGGAAGTTTGTTTAATTTGATTTGTTCGTTGAAATCACAATCAGCCATTATTTTTTGTAATCATCGTGATGCCGCAGAACGAATTAGCGATACTCTTAACGAAAAAGGAATTTATTCGACTTATTATCATGGTGGAATGGATCAAGATGAAAGAGAGCGTGCTTTAATTCAGTTTAGAAACGGAAGCGTAAGTTATTTAGTGACTACTGATTTAGCAGCTCGTGGACTTGATATTCCAGAAATGAATCATGTTATACATTATCATTTGCCATCCAAAGAAGATGAATTCACACATAGAAACGGACGTACAGCACGTATGTTAGCTTCTGGAACAGCTTATATTGTTGCCCATGAAAGTGAGAAAAAACTAGATTATATTGATTATTCTATGGAAGTTTTCAAGGTAGAAAACGTTACAACATTACCTAAACCGCCTGAATTTCAAACTATTTATATTAGCGGTGGAAAGAAAAACAAATTGAATAAAATTGATATTGTAGGGTTCTTTTCTCAAAAAGGGAAACTCGAAAAAGGAGATTTAGGACTAATTGAAGTTAAAGATTTTATTTCGTTTGCAGCTGTTAAATACAATAAAGTAAAAGAACTGCTTCAAAATGTTCGAGATGAAAAAATGAAAGGAAAAAAATTCAAAATTGAAGTGGCCCGAAAAGTGATTAAGAAAGAGGAGGAGTAG
- a CDS encoding NUDIX hydrolase, with product MYKVFVNDKPLFLTNQISKETNFQLFLLESIDIEQLIIKIFQNKIQKAYLYHPDEKEIMKTLKAKIPVCKAGGGFVYNKKGEILFIFRNGKWDLPKGGIEKGEEIEATAMREVEEETGVNKLTVTKKLQKTYHVFKRNGKYKLKITHWFEMQSDFEGTPQGQLEEGIEKVAWLNPEQIKEALKNSYENIKLLFEEEKLLK from the coding sequence ATGTATAAAGTTTTTGTTAACGACAAACCACTTTTTTTGACAAATCAAATCTCAAAGGAAACTAATTTTCAGTTATTCCTACTTGAGAGTATTGATATAGAGCAACTTATAATTAAAATTTTCCAAAATAAAATTCAAAAAGCCTATCTATATCATCCAGATGAGAAAGAAATTATGAAAACTTTGAAAGCTAAAATACCTGTTTGTAAAGCTGGAGGAGGTTTTGTTTACAATAAAAAAGGGGAGATTTTATTTATTTTCAGAAATGGAAAGTGGGATTTGCCTAAAGGAGGCATCGAAAAAGGGGAAGAAATTGAGGCAACAGCCATGCGTGAAGTTGAAGAGGAAACAGGAGTTAATAAACTAACAGTAACTAAAAAGCTTCAAAAAACCTATCATGTTTTTAAACGCAATGGAAAATATAAATTAAAAATCACCCATTGGTTTGAAATGCAATCTGATTTTGAAGGAACTCCACAAGGTCAATTAGAAGAAGGAATTGAAAAAGTAGCTTGGCTTAATCCAGAACAAATCAAGGAAGCCTTAAAAAACTCCTACGAAAACATAAAATTATTATTTGAAGAAGAAAAGCTCCTGAAATAG
- the pyrE gene encoding orotate phosphoribosyltransferase — protein MIFNKDTAEKTAELLLQINAIKLNPGNPFTWASGWKSPIYCDNRLILSFPAIRNYVRDEFAKNIEKQFGKPDVIAGVATGAIGIGMLVAESLGLPFVYVRPEPKKHGRQNQVEGFLQKGQNVVVVEDLISTGNSSLLAVEALHEAGANVKGMAAIFTYGFGVAEENFKNAHVDLYTLSNYQNLLNLAVAKKYITEEEEQTLREWSVSPSTWGV, from the coding sequence ATGATTTTTAATAAAGATACAGCCGAAAAAACAGCCGAATTGCTTTTGCAAATAAATGCAATTAAATTGAATCCAGGAAATCCTTTTACATGGGCTTCAGGATGGAAATCGCCAATATACTGCGATAATCGATTAATACTCTCATTTCCAGCCATAAGAAATTATGTTCGAGATGAGTTTGCTAAAAACATTGAAAAACAATTTGGAAAACCTGATGTTATTGCTGGTGTAGCCACTGGAGCAATAGGAATTGGAATGCTTGTAGCGGAAAGTTTAGGCCTTCCATTTGTATACGTGCGCCCAGAACCAAAAAAACACGGAAGACAAAACCAAGTTGAAGGTTTCTTGCAAAAAGGACAAAATGTAGTAGTTGTAGAAGATTTAATCAGTACTGGAAACAGCAGTTTACTAGCTGTTGAAGCCTTACACGAGGCTGGAGCCAACGTTAAAGGAATGGCAGCCATATTTACGTATGGTTTTGGAGTAGCTGAAGAAAACTTTAAAAACGCTCATGTTGACTTATATACGTTAAGTAATTACCAAAATTTATTGAATTTGGCTGTAGCCAAAAAATATATTACAGAAGAAGAAGAGCAAACTTTGAGAGAATGGAGTGTTAGCCCATCTACTTGGGGAGTATAA
- a CDS encoding SRPBCC family protein yields MNLESPKVTVEKSAQQLFDLLSDVKNFEKLMPENIAKFEVIGDDAFIFGLKGMPEIKLKMKEKVAPNKIVLGAASDKLPFTLVANIDAVTENSSDVKLDFEGEFNPMMAMMIKGPISKFIETLAINMAKL; encoded by the coding sequence ATGAACTTAGAAAGCCCTAAAGTTACTGTCGAAAAATCAGCTCAACAATTATTTGATTTATTGAGTGATGTAAAAAATTTCGAGAAATTAATGCCAGAAAACATAGCTAAATTTGAAGTTATTGGTGACGATGCTTTTATTTTTGGATTGAAAGGTATGCCTGAAATAAAACTAAAAATGAAAGAAAAAGTAGCGCCAAACAAAATAGTTTTGGGAGCTGCTAGCGATAAACTTCCATTTACTTTAGTAGCCAATATTGATGCAGTTACCGAGAACTCAAGCGATGTAAAACTTGATTTTGAAGGAGAGTTCAACCCAATGATGGCTATGATGATTAAAGGCCCTATTAGTAAATTTATAGAAACATTAGCCATAAATATGGCAAAATTATAA
- a CDS encoding biotin--[acetyl-CoA-carboxylase] ligase: MKLIKLDAIDSTNEFLKALSNKQDLENFTVVTAENQTKGKGQMGSEWSSEVGKNLIMSILIKDYLFDINLIFNLNIAVSLAVIETLESINIPDLSIKWPNDILSYNKKIGGILIENSIKSDGTILSVVGLGLNVNQTNFDNLPKASSLAVICERFFDKEELLFLIVENLEKKLSEWNKKAAVFWDNYTNRLFKKGIPMAFSDQNNQNFMGIIQGVSAIGKLRILLEDDRIAEFDIKEIQMLY; the protein is encoded by the coding sequence ATGAAGCTAATCAAACTCGATGCCATAGATTCCACAAATGAATTCCTTAAAGCGTTGTCGAACAAACAAGATCTAGAAAACTTTACAGTTGTTACGGCAGAAAATCAGACAAAAGGAAAAGGGCAAATGGGTTCTGAATGGTCTTCTGAGGTTGGTAAAAATCTAATAATGAGTATTTTGATAAAGGATTATTTGTTTGATATTAATCTAATTTTTAATCTCAATATTGCGGTTTCTCTTGCCGTTATTGAAACGTTAGAATCCATAAATATTCCAGATTTAAGCATTAAATGGCCAAACGACATTCTGTCATACAATAAAAAAATCGGTGGCATTCTTATTGAAAATAGTATCAAGAGTGATGGAACTATTCTTTCTGTTGTAGGATTAGGGCTTAATGTGAACCAAACTAATTTTGATAATTTGCCCAAAGCATCTTCTTTAGCGGTTATTTGTGAAAGGTTTTTTGACAAAGAAGAACTTTTGTTCTTAATAGTAGAAAATCTAGAGAAAAAGTTAAGCGAGTGGAATAAAAAAGCAGCTGTTTTTTGGGATAATTATACCAATAGATTATTTAAAAAAGGAATTCCGATGGCTTTTTCAGATCAAAATAATCAAAACTTTATGGGAATTATTCAAGGTGTTTCTGCTATTGGTAAGCTTCGAATACTTCTTGAAGATGATCGTATAGCTGAATTTGATATTAAAGAAATTCAAATGTTATATTAA
- the rsfS gene encoding ribosome silencing factor — MAKKTINNDVLLANIIKGIEEVKGNDITILDLREIDTAVCDYFIICNGNSNTQVNAIVNSIQKTVSKELKDKPWHVEGTDNAEWVLMDYVNIVVHVFQKHIREYYNIESLWGDAKITTIENKY, encoded by the coding sequence ATGGCGAAAAAGACTATAAATAATGATGTTCTATTGGCGAATATCATCAAAGGAATCGAGGAAGTAAAAGGAAATGACATTACTATTCTAGATTTAAGAGAAATAGATACTGCAGTTTGCGACTATTTTATCATCTGCAACGGAAATTCAAATACTCAAGTTAACGCCATTGTAAACTCCATACAAAAAACAGTTTCAAAAGAATTAAAAGACAAGCCTTGGCATGTTGAAGGGACAGATAATGCAGAATGGGTACTTATGGATTACGTAAATATTGTAGTTCATGTATTCCAAAAACATATTCGCGAATACTACAACATCGAAAGTCTTTGGGGTGATGCAAAAATCACTACAATCGAAAACAAATACTAA
- the ftsH gene encoding ATP-dependent zinc metalloprotease FtsH codes for MAKDNNPNSNKFKVSPWLIYTAILLIFLFISFATGGSSLQEPAQLTSSKFNNYLEKGQIEKVIVYNKTEAEVYLTATALKDKAHEKVSKDVFDRPNKGPHYTLEIGNDQIFQNKLEKAVNEGKLKDFNFLQKNNWSDILISLLPIIIIIAVWIFIMRKMSGGGSGGGGQIFNIGKSKAKLFDEKTDIKTTFKDVAGLEGAKEEIQEIVEFLKNPEKYTNLGGKIPKGALLVGPPGTGKTLLAKAVAGEAQVPFFSLSGSDFVEMFVGVGASRVRDLFKQAKEKSPAIIFIDEIDAVGRARGKSNMSGGNDERENTLNQLLTEMDGFGTNSNVIVLAATNRADVLDKALMRAGRFDRQIFVDLPDIRERAEIFKVHLAPLKKIEGLDTDFLAKQTPGFSGADIANVCNEAALIAARNNKTAVDKQDFLDAVDRIVGGLEKKNKIVTPEEKKAIAIHEAGHATVSWMLEHAAPLIKVTIVPRGQSLGAAWYLPEERLIVRPDQMLDEMCATMGGRAAEKVTFNRISTGALSDLEKVTKQARAMVTVYGLNEKIGNVTYYDSTGQSEYSFSKPYSEETAKVIDEEISTLIESQYQRAIQILEENKDKLNQLADILIEKEVIFKDDLEAIFGKRDFDKNLEEVVS; via the coding sequence ATGGCTAAAGATAATAATCCAAATTCGAATAAATTTAAAGTAAGTCCTTGGTTAATTTACACCGCAATTCTGCTTATTTTCTTATTCATAAGCTTTGCGACTGGAGGATCTAGTTTACAAGAACCAGCTCAATTGACTTCTTCAAAATTCAACAATTATTTAGAAAAAGGTCAAATTGAAAAAGTAATTGTTTACAATAAAACGGAAGCCGAAGTCTATTTGACTGCTACTGCACTAAAAGACAAAGCACACGAAAAAGTATCTAAAGATGTTTTTGATAGACCAAATAAAGGGCCGCATTATACCCTTGAAATTGGTAATGATCAGATATTTCAAAATAAATTAGAGAAAGCAGTAAACGAAGGAAAATTAAAAGATTTTAACTTCCTACAAAAAAACAATTGGAGTGATATTCTAATCAGTTTATTGCCTATCATCATCATAATCGCAGTTTGGATTTTCATCATGAGAAAAATGTCTGGCGGTGGAAGTGGCGGTGGCGGACAGATTTTCAACATTGGAAAATCTAAAGCTAAACTTTTTGATGAAAAAACAGATATCAAAACAACTTTCAAAGATGTAGCTGGTTTAGAAGGAGCTAAAGAAGAAATTCAAGAAATTGTTGAATTTCTTAAAAATCCTGAAAAATATACCAATCTAGGAGGTAAAATCCCAAAAGGAGCGCTGCTTGTAGGTCCTCCGGGAACTGGGAAAACATTATTAGCAAAAGCCGTAGCCGGTGAAGCTCAAGTTCCTTTCTTCTCGTTATCAGGTTCTGATTTCGTAGAAATGTTTGTAGGAGTTGGTGCCTCTCGTGTACGTGATTTGTTTAAACAAGCTAAAGAAAAATCACCGGCTATCATTTTTATCGATGAAATTGATGCTGTGGGTAGAGCTAGAGGTAAAAGTAATATGTCAGGTGGAAATGACGAGCGCGAAAACACCTTGAATCAATTACTAACTGAAATGGATGGTTTTGGTACTAATTCAAACGTAATTGTATTAGCTGCAACAAACAGAGCGGATGTTCTTGATAAAGCCTTAATGCGTGCAGGTCGTTTTGACAGACAAATTTTTGTTGACTTACCAGACATTAGAGAGCGTGCAGAAATTTTTAAAGTTCACCTTGCGCCTTTGAAAAAAATTGAAGGTCTTGACACTGACTTTTTAGCCAAACAAACTCCTGGTTTCTCTGGGGCTGATATTGCAAATGTTTGTAATGAAGCAGCTTTAATTGCAGCAAGAAACAACAAAACTGCAGTTGACAAACAAGATTTCTTGGATGCTGTAGACAGAATTGTTGGTGGACTTGAAAAGAAAAATAAAATTGTAACTCCTGAAGAAAAGAAAGCAATTGCTATTCATGAAGCTGGACACGCAACAGTTAGCTGGATGCTAGAACATGCTGCTCCACTAATAAAAGTAACAATTGTTCCAAGAGGACAAAGTCTTGGTGCTGCTTGGTATTTACCAGAAGAACGTTTAATTGTTCGTCCAGACCAAATGCTAGATGAAATGTGTGCTACTATGGGCGGAAGAGCTGCCGAGAAAGTAACTTTCAACAGGATTTCAACTGGTGCTTTAAGTGATTTAGAAAAAGTTACTAAACAAGCAAGAGCAATGGTTACCGTTTACGGATTGAATGAAAAAATAGGTAATGTAACGTATTATGATTCAACTGGTCAAAGCGAATACAGTTTTTCAAAACCGTATTCTGAAGAAACAGCCAAAGTTATAGACGAAGAAATTTCAACACTTATCGAAAGTCAATACCAAAGAGCTATTCAAATTTTAGAAGAAAACAAAGACAAATTAAACCAACTTGCCGATATATTAATCGAAAAAGAAGTTATTTTTAAAGACGATTTAGAAGCTATTTTTGGCAAGAGAGATTTTGATAAAAATCTTGAAGAAGTTGTCTCTTAG